The DNA sequence ACCTTTGCCTTTGTCTTTGCCAATAAACTTAAATCATCCAACTTTTTCTTTGACATAAGCTCCTGCACAATTCCAATTGCTGTATTCAACACAATAATAACAATAAAGGTCAGTTCCTTAAAAGAACCTACCACAATCAGAATAACCGCAAGAAACACAAAAATCATGTTGAAAAATGTAAATACATTTTCCAACACGATTTTTCCTACTGATTTCGTGGCAGAGGTATCAAGTATATTTACCCGTCCCTCTTCTATTCTTTCTTCTACTTCTTCTCTGGTCAATCCTTTTTCTATAATATCAAGCACTTCTTCCACCGCCAATCTTTTGTCTCTATTACATCCTTCTTTATAAATAAGTATTTCCATTTTCTTACAATCTATTATAATTATAGTGCTTGATAGGACGATTTTCAATTAATATTGTATTAATAATTTCTTTTCTATTGCCTGTTGTATGGAACGATAGTAGATAACATCCTTCCGATCTACGGTATCTACACTTTCGTCTACATAAGTATCGACGGCTTTTAACTTCCCTGTTGCCACATCAAAGGAATATGTTTCTATCACAGGACTACTTCCGACCAAATCTCCCACTAGTAATTTTTCATTTGGAAGATAGGTCAAATAAAATCCTGTTTCCATATAAAAATCTAGCAATGCACCGTTTTCACTATCACTTTCCGCATTCGTAATCTGCTTTACCTCATCATTCTGTGCATCATAGTAGTAAAGTTCTAGGAAATAAGGACTTGTATAAGTACAGCTTTCTTCTGAGACTTCCATCATTTGAAATACCTCTGGCATTACAACCATTATCGGTGTTTCGCTTCCTTCTACATCCAACAAGGCATATCCATTTCCCTCTGTCTGCAAACTCTCGGCAAAAGCAATATACGCTTCCTTCCACTCATCATTTACCTGCTCTTCTTCCTCAACTGTTTCTACTTCCGGTGTTTCTACAACTTCCTGCTGTTCTTCTGGTTGTTCTTCCTGTATCTCATCCTGCTGCATCTCTTCTGCCACTTCCTGCACCTCTGCATCATTATCTTTTGCAGAAAAAATCACCGCAGCCGCGCCACCACAAACAGCTAATCCAATGGCAGCTCCTATCACCACTTTTTTCGCTGTAAGTGTGCCTATTGTTTTACCTGCTTTGGCAGCTACCGCTTTACCTCCACCGACAGCTTGTGATTCCAGTAGCGTACTTAATGGTAACTGTATAGCCTGTGCTGACAAGGAATCCTGACGTAACAGATATAAGAAGAATGGAATTGGAGCAAGTGTATACAGCTTGGTACCTTTCTTTTCCAATTCTAATACCTGTTCCTTGATATTCTTTCTTCCATAATTCAAACGACTTTTTACCGTATTTTCTGATACCCCGAGTGTTTCTGCTATTTCCTTCACACTCATTTCTTCCACGTAAAACATCATAATACACATACGCTGTTCATCTGACAGAGTACTAATCATCTCCTGTACCAGTCGTGATGTTTCTGCCTGGTCATAAGACAATTCCGGTTGATTGTCAATTCTGTCATCTTCGAATGAGGCCTCAATATCTGAATCCTCTTCCGTTTCCATTTGCGAAAACAGAATTACCTTCCGTTTCTTTAATTCATCCAAAGCTGTAGTTGCAACCACTCTTGCAAACCATGCATTGAATTTTTCCGCTTCCTGCAACTGTTCCAGATTCTTGAATGCTTTTACATAAGCGTCCTGCAATACATCAAGCGCTGCATCTTCCTGCTTCATATATTTCATGGCTACATAATAACTTTTCTGATAAGTTTCTTCATATAAATATTGAAACCCTGCTTCATTTCCTTCTTTCGCTAATCTTACAGCTTCTCTTATGTCCATACTATTCTCCTTCATTGGTCTGTTTTCTTATTTTCATCATAATACTATTCCAGAGCCACCTTACTTTTTCAGATGGCAATTTCGCATATTTCATTTCGTTTTTTAATGCTATCTGGAAAAATTTTATTTCTTTCATTTCACATTCCCCTTCTTCTCCTATTATAGCAATACCAATTTTTATATGGCAATATTTTTATTTGCAATATCTCATATATTCCTCCGCGGCTTCTATATCCTTCTCCGCCTGCTTTTTCAAATGTCTTGCAACAAAATACGGTAAGAAGAAAAGGACATAAAGCCCTGCAAAGAAACACATAGCTCCAATACCTAAATCAATTGGAAAGTAAGGAACCACAAACCATCCAAACTTAGCAAAGTTCCAAGACCATTTTGCAGCTACTGAAAATCCTCCGATTTTATGATAGCAGATGCACGCTAACTACCAATCTCAACTTTTCTTCTGCATTTGCCTTTGCCTCCAGTGCATATGCATAATTATCAAATACTAATTCCTCATATAAATTTTTCTTTTCCATAACTTATCCTTCTTTCTCCGATATGAAATCGGTTTTTATTTTTTGTTTCTACTTTTATGACGACTGAATTTTTTGTTGGGTTTTAAATTTCTAAAAATTTTTCAAAAATTTCATTTACCATTATGCTCCTCGAATACTCATGCAAGCATGGAATTCTCATCACCACTCGCGAAAAAAAGTGGAAGTACCGATTTTTCAGTACTTCCACTCTTGGTAACAATATTCAATTATACTTATCATCAATCAACCAATTTTTGCCATATATATCGGATAAATTTCCTGTTATCAATTTCATAACTTTTTTTGTCATATAGTGTGCAATTACATAAAGATAAAAAATCCTTATCAGATAATATATCTAATTTAGTGATATTAGGATTATCATTAGGAACTTCCCTGAATCCATTAATCCACAAAAATCCGCCAGTATTAAGACAATCTATCAGCTTAATATATAGCTTAGGTTCTAACCGGTAATGATTAATAATTATTACATCATATTTGTTTGAATCAATAAATACATCATCACCTGATAAGTCTACTAAGTCAGTTTTTACTTTAAGATTCTGTTTTTTACAAAAGTAGTCTAGCCTGTTTAATGCCTCTTCACTAAAGTCAATAGCATGGACGTGATATCCTAATCCTGCTAAATAAATTGCATTTCTTCCATCTCCACAGGCGATATCTAAAGCATTACCTGTTGGAGAAAAGTACTTCATATCTTCTTCTAAACATTTTTCATGCTGCATAATCGTTAATTTTCTCATTTTAAATCGCTCATTCCACCAATGAGAGTCACCCATATATTCCATTGCTTAGTCCTCTAATAATATATTTAGATAAATTCTAATTCGTTTATCATTCTTCTACAACTTCTCCATGTATACTCACCCTGCACTCATCTGGACATTTTGCATCAAACTTTTAAACACAAAAAAAATCGGAAGTGTTGAAAATCAAC is a window from the Roseburia sp. 499 genome containing:
- a CDS encoding RNA polymerase sigma factor, which produces MDIREAVRLAKEGNEAGFQYLYEETYQKSYYVAMKYMKQEDAALDVLQDAYVKAFKNLEQLQEAEKFNAWFARVVATTALDELKKRKVILFSQMETEEDSDIEASFEDDRIDNQPELSYDQAETSRLVQEMISTLSDEQRMCIMMFYVEEMSVKEIAETLGVSENTVKSRLNYGRKNIKEQVLELEKKGTKLYTLAPIPFFLYLLRQDSLSAQAIQLPLSTLLESQAVGGGKAVAAKAGKTIGTLTAKKVVIGAAIGLAVCGGAAAVIFSAKDNDAEVQEVAEEMQQDEIQEEQPEEQQEVVETPEVETVEEEEQVNDEWKEAYIAFAESLQTEGNGYALLDVEGSETPIMVVMPEVFQMMEVSEESCTYTSPYFLELYYYDAQNDEVKQITNAESDSENGALLDFYMETGFYLTYLPNEKLLVGDLVGSSPVIETYSFDVATGKLKAVDTYVDESVDTVDRKDVIYYRSIQQAIEKKLLIQY
- a CDS encoding class I SAM-dependent methyltransferase; translated protein: MEYMGDSHWWNERFKMRKLTIMQHEKCLEEDMKYFSPTGNALDIACGDGRNAIYLAGLGYHVHAIDFSEEALNRLDYFCKKQNLKVKTDLVDLSGDDVFIDSNKYDVIIINHYRLEPKLYIKLIDCLNTGGFLWINGFREVPNDNPNITKLDILSDKDFLSLCNCTLYDKKSYEIDNRKFIRYIWQKLVD